From the genome of Leishmania panamensis strain MHOM/PA/94/PSC-1 chromosome 4 sequence, one region includes:
- a CDS encoding hypothetical protein (TriTrypDB/GeneDB-style sysID: LpmP.04.0190), whose product MAPHAAAWTAATVVAVLLCYSATGVRGYDFVPITSLFYVPAATGTRFKDASMCLERGGYLATEATAVLHEADVQALESEGFTTYYAFLGGGIVQPWHMESYEAGFCPFALKDPDIWIDTPYSQTSGDNNNCYWRWSVGRWMEMPSKSSLPYDVEKTGIIFYRGQSTLGYDRQVNGFPLFFPFNPPMYHPNMQLGHHLVLYRGGQHTTEAVWGDTYARGGFTYGDNFADDPQLVAATLKDWKLVCQAQGPLRLNYETSSASTHLQERWWVIHFLILFVLCLITVLVVVLCQEREDMDEPPEDAPEWTEKEVGRRTVSHRYVSQRSFRTDVSSTASGNSLNEDSNFSKDEDDEGGQRVHR is encoded by the coding sequence ATGGCGCCGCACGCTGCCGCATGGACAGCAGCCACTGTCGTTGCGGTACTACTGTGCTACAGCGCTACGGGAGTCCGTGGCTACGATTTCGTGCCCATCACCTCCCTCTTCTACGTCCCCGCTGCTACGGGGACGCGATTTAAAGACGCGAGTATGTGTCTGGAGCGGGGCGGGTACCTCGCGACGGAGGCGaccgcggtgctgcacgaAGCCGATGTTCAGGCTCTCGAGTCGGAGGGGTTCACCACGTACTACGCCTTCCTTGGCGGTGGTATTGTGCAGCCGTGGCACATGGAGAGCTACGAGGCCGGCTTCTGCCCGTTTGCACTCAAGGATCCCGATATCTGGATCGACACGCCATACAGTCAAACGAGTggcgacaacaacaactgCTACTGGCGGTGGTCCGTAGGTCGCTGGATGGAGATGCCGTCCAAGTCGAGTCTGCCCTACGACGTAGAGAAGACTGGGATCATCTTCTACCGGGGCCAGAGCACTTTAGGCTACGATCGCCAGGTCAAcggcttccctctcttcttcccatTTAACCCGCCCATGTACCACCCAAATATGCAGCTGGGCCACCACCTCGTTCTCTACCGCGGCGGCCAGCACACGACCGAAGCGGTGTGGGGAGACACCTACGCCCGCGGCGGCTTCACGTACGGGGACAACTTTGCGGATGATCCACAgttggtggcggcgacgctgaagGACTGGAAACTGGTGTGCCAAGCTCAAGGGCCCCTCCGCCTTAACTACGAGACgtccagcgcctccacccaTCTGCAGGAGCGGTGGTGGGTCATTCACTTTCTGATCCTTTTTGTGCTGTGCCTCATCACCGTCCTCGTGGTCGTACTCTGCCAGGAGCGGGAGGACATGGACGAGCCTCCAGAGGATGCGCCGGAGTggacggagaaggaggtgggaCGTCGGACCGTGTCGCATCGGTACGTAAGTCAGCGCTCCTTCCGCACCGAcgtcagcagcacggcgAGTGGCAACAGCCTCAACGAGGATTCCAACTTTAGCAAAGACGAGGACGATGAAGGCGGCCAGCGTGTACATCGCTAA
- a CDS encoding hypothetical protein (TriTrypDB/GeneDB-style sysID: LpmP.04.0170), producing MAPLAPRCCAPALLCAVLVLAAVLVRAESVTVTDDLTMSGASFNDYTMTLGLASSTADVVTVQLMNSQVSGKGLTVQSSGDGLASSARLSMSMLLTTVTQAAITFSGAMPANSDIRIVSTIGSLTSAQSLFDFSGLALDSNVTVTVENTAVTWPKDSINTGSIVLISAGSNAIGIRNLAALFVLDAVATNGASVVRVDAQSSFPVSKAAVLAIDYGRCEECTGALVSINAPLVVDGSSMFRVTNCKAVGASKGLLASAGSTTVSGKSVYLVSDSAVESVSLFSFLTGIEDSSEPYPFTVSGGSTVSFLNLEAPSTGITNQDTLSASADSKVIGGGCVIKGVALNTAEVYKSNGLAVTTVVDRQGASGGTCANAKCIPGNTGAGAAVSGTDPCTCQCSSMDYNPPSCSTIVDPTQNYNPTDVCVVPNCITCDRLSPSTRCTQCATGYILTSDQRCILPTTRPPVCNVPYCTQCVTGSGSRCSTCHYGYTSINGACIANANAAAGAHTVALAAVVCVAAALYAL from the coding sequence GCTCGGCCTGGCCTCCTCGACCGCAGACGTGGTGACGGTGCAGCTGATGAACTCGCAGGTGTCTGGCAAGGGCCTCACCGTCCAGAGCTCCGGGGACGGCCTCGCCTCGTCGGCGCGGCTGAGCATGAGCATGCTGCTCACCACGGTGACGCAGGCCGCCATCACCTTCTCCGGCGCCATGCCCGCCAACTCCGACATTCGCATTGTCTCCACCATCGGCTCGCTCACGTCCGCGCAGTCGCTCTTCGACTTCAGCGGTCTCGCGCTCGACAGCAACGTCACCGTCACCGTCGAGAACACCGCCGTCACGTGGCCAAAGGACTCCATCAACACCGGCAGCATCGTGCTCATCAGCGCTGGCAGCAACGCCATCGGCATCAGGAACCTCGCCGCCCTCTTCGTCCtcgacgccgtcgccaccaacGGCGCGTCCGTGGTCAGGGTCGACGCCCAGTCGTCGTTCCCCGTCTCCAAAGCCGCCGTGCTCGCCATCGACTACGGCCGCTGCGAGGAGTGCACCGGCGCGCTCGTCAGCATCAACGCCCCACTCGTCGTCGACGGCTCCAGCATGTTCCGCGTGACCAACTGCAAGGCCGTCGGCGCCAGCAAGGGCCTGCTGGCCTCCgccggcagcaccacggTCAGCGGCAAGTCCGTCTACCTTGTCtccgacagcgccgtcgagtccgtctccctcttctccttcctcaccGGCATCGAGGACTCCAGCGAGCCGTACCCCTTCACCGTGTCTGGCGGCTCGACCGTGTCCTTCCTCAACCTGGAGGCGCCCTCCACCGGTATTACCAACCAGGACACCCTCAGCGCCTCGGCAGACTCGAAAGtcatcggcggcggctgcgtcatCAAGGGCGTGGCGCTCAACACCGCCGAAGTGTACAAGAGCAACGGCCTCGCGGTGACGACCGTCGTCGACCGCCAGGGCGCAAGCGGCGGGACCTGCGCCAACGCCAAGTGTATCCCCGGCAACACCGGAGCaggcgccgccgtctccggCACCGACCCCTGCACCTGCCAGTGCTCCTCCATGGACTACAACCCGCCCTCCTGCTCGACCATCGTCGACCCCACGCAGAACTACAACCCCACGGACGTGTGCGTCGTGCCCAACTGCATCACCTGCGACCGCCTCAGCCCCTCCACACGCTGCACGCAGTGCGCCACGGGCTACATCCTCACCAGCGACCAGCGGTGCatcctccccaccaccagaCCACCCGTCTGCAACGTCCCTTACTGCACCCAGTGCGTCACCGGCAGCGGTtcccgctgcagcacgtgccACTACGGCTACACCTCGATCAACGGTGCCTGCATCGCCaacgccaacgccgccgccggcgcgcacaccgtcgccctcgccgcggtcgtctgcgtcgccgccgccctgtACGCCCTTTAG
- a CDS encoding hypothetical protein (TriTrypDB/GeneDB-style sysID: LpmP.04.0230), translating into MSMTVPSSLSSASVPPSSCPKAAYCLQQAQAAKTAGNAALQAGNPRGASFQYKKVYLHLAEYLPCDVVQSASPVALGYANGGGSDADGNGGLVQMLQEEQRRKQPKKAAAVSGNESPSTTTATASAEAALLMLQAQVTQLYATTLNNLVLANMKLGRYQEGVKCATAVLEQPTLRAALDAGAQSRASAHFSDTPAGKALLRRATCYVKLSEWALAEADICTLKAAAAAAAASGGGAAHPAGGSDALEAAVLQLTHAVEQGRQAEVAKEKRMMRRMFA; encoded by the coding sequence ATGAGCATGACGGTgccctcctcactctcttctgCGTCAGTGCCGCCCAGCTCGTGCCCCAAAGCCGCCTACTGCCTGCAGCAAGCGCAGGCAGCCAAAACGGCGGGTAACGCCGCGCTGCAAGCCGGCAACCCACGTGGCGCCTCCTTTCAGTACAAGAAGGTGTACCTCCACCTCGCCGAGTACTTGCCATGTGATGTGGTCCAGTCAGCCTCCCCCGTTGCTCTGGGATACGCcaatggcggcggcagcgacgcggaTGGCAACGGCGGGCTCGTGCAGATGCTACAGGAAGAGCAACGCCGCAAGCAACCAAagaaagcggcggcggtcaGTGGGAACGAATCGCCATCTACGACGACTGCAACGGCCtcagcggaggcagcgctgctcatGCTCCAAGCGCAAGTGACGCAGCTGTACGCCACCACTCTCAACAACCTTGTGCTGGCCAACATGAAGCTAGGGCGTTACCAAGAGGGAGTTAAATGTGCAACCGCCGTGCTAGAGCAACCTACACTGCGAGCCGCCCTCGATGCCGGCGCGCAAAGCCGCGCCTCAGCTCACTTTAGCGACACCCCGGCTggcaaggcgctgctgcgtcgcgccACCTGCTACGTAAAGCTTTCCGAGTGGGCTTTGGCTGAGGCAGATATATGTACGctgaaagcagcagcagcagcagcagcagcctcaggaggaggagcagctcatcCTGCCGGGGGCAGCGATGCTCttgaggcggcggtgctgcagttgACGCACGCCGTGGAGCAAGGTCGccaggcggaggtggcgaaggagaagagaatgaTGCGGCGCATGTTCGCGTAA
- a CDS encoding surface antigen-like protein (TriTrypDB/GeneDB-style sysID: LpmP.04.0180~partially sequenced multicopy gene), producing the protein DANCVSCPSDPGTCTQCKPNYFLTPLFTCSEVPCSIENCMQCDPQNPSRCQKCVAPYEVDSYDGLCRLSDTCAVPNCKKCAAGTSRLCAECDAGYSLAADATSCRNANPQACEVEHCNTCVSGDSTRCTSCDAGYYVSNGKCLAVRSCYVSNCAQCMMLDNTKCSTCMNGYLITSSYRCVSQNVINGAAAPHSLWMAAAVLLASVATCLA; encoded by the coding sequence CCGACGCCAACTGTGTCAGCTGCCCCAGCGACCCCGGCACATGCACTCAGTGCAAGCCAAACTACTTCCTCACCCCGCTCTTCACCTGCTCGGAGGTACCCTGCAGCATCGAGAACTGCATGCAGTGCGACCCACAGAATCCGTCGCGCTGCCAGAAGTGCGTGGCCCCCTACGAGGTCGACAGCTACGACGGTCTCTGCAGGCTCTCCGACACCTGCGCCGTGCCCAACTGCAAGAAGTGCGCGGCCGGCACCTCCAGGCTGTGCGCGGAGTGCGACGCCGGCTACAGTCTCGCCGCCGACGCGACGAGCTGCAGGAACGCGAACCCGCAGGCGTGCGAGGTGGAGCACTGTAATACGTGCGtgagcggcgacagcacccgctgcacctcctgtgATGCCGGCTACTACGTGTCCAATGGCAAGTGCCTTGCCGTGAGGTCGTGCTACGTATCCAACTGCGCGCAGTGCATGATGCTTGACAACACCAAGTGCTCCACGTGCATGAACGGGTATCTGATCACGTCGTCTTACCGATGCGTCTCGCAGAATGTCATCAACGGCGCGGCCGCGCCCCATTCTCTCTGGatggccgccgccgtgctgctcgcctccgtcgccacATGCCTTGCGTAG
- a CDS encoding RNA pseudouridylate synthase-like protein (TriTrypDB/GeneDB-style sysID: LpmP.04.0220) produces the protein MVSLHRVGGGDSVATLADIGYEEGADSHTTQNHLGFSPPTAPTANTPLKAGGAVSLTERRMLEHYAVLLHDIRVAATQVATSDYHRFYASAVEELLTASASRGGRGAVSVPRSVVWQDAAAPKDSGKGGEDATAQAERRLAAWASSWYTELKQWHARHSTHAPGTSNVFDAQQSLLNGELGQDVLVGREDVVGTREEDKSMAALLLQGQWQVAIDSLLAGDATQPPFASAAPIEPHSTFSTVPQQLSVAELFSTASVLHRHRVPWRPSPQRGSANSSSSTLPPLPRRLALAPVTPTELRLLQYPPSPGLRVLSHLTASEEQCGECQAKSAGNRVKVAPSQLLEAAAAAEVAAGRATGTPPTCVVRLRRRLWVLQHLPRHLPASLVRFQEPRRPSKRAGGGSCCKGPNRTMPRAYLLRSHALEKLPWYTLCVLGEVLEVGGKDNLTVATVLRNARTHTCAALFLNVPADYAALHDYVHTLFLTLGSSMVARAVATQQKQQGRSDSDKAVSVFEGAFAQTAIALLQPPPPEAYAAAGLSARPISASGNATSLLARSSSAQARTPSTDITDVHVVSPQVFCHLCAAVQDWRNYHLSLYCETLSQIADSDGVALRELARVLEVQPHSEEELQEKAAVVLAPESAAAVVTALLLQRLGQVSRPSASSLSTTDRAPLPSLPDTPRTIAPHPSVGCHPQATSPSPPPLPQVLYFIAPHDKAHAVANYFKGIFHRSFFKRVVTAAAAAAAKEEAVVGAAVTPGLKKDPRQPRDYAAPISATPTTTATSPRTAEEGNGSASAPPALVLPPAEWDRNAAARLVGRTLRRLDRYPTRTTEAFFARYVRGDDVDPKREGEEAASVAVAAATQSASTTVAPPLAMNLFVVSLQAAVDYWHDRHCRPVLDVPPTASCSPQQKGEQATFTAQSAATVPAVDSPASALVGTAAAATPASVEASLSKDDKDGLPDAIVLLASPPILPHGLHAVYKPAGVNCTLHAHYPSLVYPFLTCELPWRAGGVVTADGNDEHRDAGASSSSLPPSSPPSCVPVLRQQGLVNRIDVGTSGVVLVARNAAALHGATDTMIREHHIRKTYRALVQRWPPFSSSSSASTVPYSNDSAEVAPLFSVSPFLSPMASTVVCAPVYAAGATAASIRWRPALSLSHDCQLQLSARHSADTLSVSGAASTLSQSSSIPSSPCSLAHVHQQYATLHAALQDQRNAITCYRVLEYFASTGVAYVQVELRSGRRHQIRQHFAQLGFPLVGDARYHAGVAAGHSGTTFGMQRAALHAYAVNILATTSGDGQASDEEGPNRVVVQAALPADMHHALLALRKAEQGKSRRQRQQQQPQQHRG, from the coding sequence atggtgtcgctgcaccgtgttggcggcggcgatagTGTCGCCACGCTCGCGGACATCGGGTatgaagaaggcgctgaCAGCCATACCACGCAGAATCACCTCGGCTTCAGTCCACCGACGGCACCAACCGCGAACACTCCTCTCAAAGCGGGTGGGGCGGTATCACTAACGGAGCGCCGCATGCTAGAGCACTACGCGGTCCTCCTGCACGACATACGCGTCGCAGCCACGCAGGTCGCCACGTCGGATTACCATCGCTTTTACGCTTCGGCAGTGGAAGAACTGCTGACGGCGTCAGCGTCTCGGGGTGGCCGTGGTGCCGTCTCCGTGCCGCGCTCCGTCGTTTGGCaggacgctgctgcaccaaaGGACTCTGgaaaaggcggagaagacgcTACGGCGCAGGCCGAacgccgcctcgctgcgtggGCATCGTCCTGGTACACGGAGCTTAAGCAGTGGCATgcgcgccacagcacgcATGCGCCTGGTACAAGCAACGTCTTTGACGCCCAGCAGTCTCTTCTCAACGGCGAGCTGGGGCAGGACGTGCTTGTTGGTCGCGAGGATGTGGTAGGGACACGGGAGGAAGACAAgtcgatggcggcgctgctgctgcagggccAGTGGCAGGTCGCCATCGACAGTCTTCTTGCAGGTGACGCAACACAACCCCCTTTCGCATCTGCGGCACCGATCGAGCCGCACAGCACCTTCTCTACGGTGCCCCAGCAACTGTCCGTAGCGGAACTCTTCTCTacggcgtcggtgctgcaccgACACCGCGTGCCGTGGCGACCCTCACCTCAACGAGGCTCGGCGAACtcgtccagcagcacgcttccgccgctgccgaggcgccTTGCCCTTGCCCCCGTGACGCCGACAGAGCTGCGCCTACTTCAATACCCGCCGTCGCCGgggctgcgcgtgctgtCACACCTGACCGCTTCTGAAGAGCAGTGCGGGGAGTGCCAGGCGAAGTCTGCGGGGAACAGGGTGAAGGTAGCACCGTCGCAGTTGTTGGAggcggccgcggctgcgGAGGTGGCAGCCGGCCGTGCCACAGGTACCCCACCGACGTGCGTAGTTCGCCTGCGACGTCGTCTatgggtgctgcagcacctcccgCGTCACCTCCCAGCCTCCCTCGTCCGCTTCCAGGAACCGCGACGACCATCGAAGcgtgccggcggcggcagttgTTGCAAGGGGCCGAATAGGACAATGCCGCGCGCGTACCTCCTTCGCAGTCACGCACTGGAGAAGCTGCCGTGGTACACACTCTGTGTGCTCGGTGAGGTGTTGGAGGTGGGTGGGAAGGACAACTTGACAGTCGcaacggtgctgcgcaacgcacgcacacacacatgcgccgcGCTCTTCCTTAACGTGCCTGCCGACTACGCGGCCCTGCACGACTACGTGcacaccctcttcctcacgctcggcagcagcatgGTCGCACGCGCGGTCGCCACTCAACAGAAGCAACAAGGACGCAGCGACAGTGACAAGGCTGTCAGTGTGTTCGAAGGCGCCTTTGCGCAGACGGCTATCGCTCTGCTTCAGCCACCCCCGCCAGAGGCGTACGCAGCGGCCGGACTATCAGCAAGACCCATCTCTGCCTCAGGTAATGCTACCAGCCTTCTCGCAAGATCGTCGTCGGCGCAGGCACGAACCCCCAGCACAGACATCACGGACGTTCACGTGGTGTCGCCGCAGGTGTTTTGCCATCTCTGTGCCGCCGTGCAGGACTGGCGCAActaccacctctctctctactgcGAAACGCTAAGCCAAATCGCGGACAGCGAcggtgtggcgctgcgcgagctggcgCGAGTGCTGGAAGTGCAGCcacacagcgaggaggaacTACAAGAGAAagcggctgtggtgctggCGCCAGAGAGCGCGGCCGCAGTCGTCacggcgctcctgctgcagcgcctcggccagGTGTCACGGCCGTCTGCGTCGTCCCTGTCGACGACGGACcgtgcccctctcccctccctccccgacACACCTCGCACCATCGCCCCACACCCCAGCGTTGGATGCCACCCGCAGGCCACATCTCCTTCCCCGCCTCCACTTCCGCAAGTCCTTTATTTCATTGCGCCGCACGATAAGGCGCACGCGGTGGCCAACTACTTCAAGGGCATCTTCCACCGATCCTTCTTCAAGCGCGTagtgacagcagcagcggcagcggcagcgaaggaggaggcagtcGTAGGGGCGGCAGTGACGCCAGGCCTAAAGAAAGacccgcggcagccgcgcgaTTACGCCGCGCCCATttccgccacccccaccacgaCCGCGACCAGCCCccgcacagcagaggaagggaacggcagcgcatcagcgccaccagcccTTGTGTTGCCACCGGCTGAGTGGGACCgcaacgctgccgcacgCCTTGTCGGTcgcacgctgcggcgcctcgACCGCTACCCAACGCGCACGACGGAGGCCTTCTTCGCCCGTTACGTGCGTGGCGACGATGTGGACccaaagagggagggtgaggaagCGGCCTCCGTCGCAGTCGCAGCCGCAACTCAGTCCGCATCAACGACAGTTGCCCCCCCGCTCGCCATGAACCTCTTCGTGGTGAGCCTGCAAGCTGCCGTGGACTACTGGCAtgaccgccactgccgccccgTCCTCGACGTTCCACCCACGGCGTCATGCTCTCCCCAGCAGAAGGGGGAGCAGGCAACCTTCACAGCTCAGTCAGCCGCGACCGTACCAGCAGTCGATAGTCCAGCCAGCGCCCTCGTGggcactgccgcagcggccacgcCCGCTAGCGTGGAAGCCTCGTTGAGCAAGGATGACAAGGATGGCTTACCTGACGCAATCGTTCTACTCGCCTCCCCACCAATACTCCCGCACGGACTGCACGCGGTCTACAAGCCTGCCGGCGTGAACTGCACCCTGCACGCACACTACCCGTCTCTCGTGTACCCCTTTCTCACTTGCGAGCTGCCCTGGAGGGCGGGAGGGGTGGTGACAGCGGATGGCAACGACGAGCATCGTGACGCCGGtgcgtcctcgtcgtcactGCCACCGTCCTCTCCACCTTCCTGCGTGCCAGTTCTTCGTCAACAGGGGCTCGTAAACCGCATTGACGTGGGCACGAGCGGCGTCGTCCTTGTTGCCCGCAACGCGGCCGCGCTGCACGGCGCCACCGACACGATGATACGAGAGCACCACATACGCAAGACGTATCGGGCGCTCGTGCAACGGTGGCCTCCcttctcgtcctcgtccagcGCGTCCACTGTGCCGTACAGCAATgacagcgcagaggtggcgccgcTCTTCAGCGTATCGCCCTTCTTGTCCCCGATGGCGAGCACTGTTGTGTGCGCACCGGTGTACGCGGCTGGCGCCACGGCGGCCTCCATCCGCTGGCGtccagcgctgtcgctgagcCATGACTGTCAGCTTCAGTTGTCCGCGCGACACAGCGCAGACACGCTCTCGGTCTCGGGTGCCGCCTCGACGTTGTCGCAGTCATCGAGTATCCCCAGCTCTCCCTGTTCTCTTGCACATGTACATCAGCAGTACGCCACCCTGCACGCCGCTCTACAAGACCAGCGGAATGCCATCACGTGCTACCGCGTACTCGAGTATTTCGCGTCTACTGGGGTCGCCTACGtgcaggtggagctgcgcagcgggcggcggcaccagATACGGCAGCACTTTGCGCAACTCGGCTTCCCTCTTGTTGGCGACGCTCGCTACCATGCTGGGGTAGCCGCAGGCCACTCGGGAACGACGTTCGGGATGCAGCGAGCCGCGCTCCACGCCTACGCGGTTAACATCCTCGCCACCACAAGCGGTGACGGCCAGGCgagcgatgaggagggaCCTAAccgcgtggtggtgcaggctgCACTGCCAGCCGACATGCATCATGCTCTGCTTGCGCTTCGGAAAGCGGAACAAGGCAAGTCGCGTCGgcagagacagcagcagcaaccacaACAGCATCGTGGCTGA
- a CDS encoding hypothetical protein (TriTrypDB/GeneDB-style sysID: LpmP.04.0210) has product MQQQQRQPVEHYAYVELISLTYSGPAPAPAPACTDPTPDEQLRQAITHKKEMLRQKEAQQRQQVAHGAGQAHNPTSGTASGGGSFTKHLSVSAGEIFSNIKSSVSHAVLSLEKGATNVSTRTEEQMRQYEYQHDLDRFRLHFWELVEQGELLLGAYRCSAMHGGVQVNGHIQITRHYLCFFADTSSTITKTTDAVRDALASVRQPAGANPEGRHRPVGIKLVTPLVEIASIQPSVAHKTIDGQAPFFTLLPAATVCATALQVYTADKKLHQFLNFESLMSRASGALSELKASPLDQTFNYLDHAWRELVTVPLKGVEYA; this is encoded by the coding sequence atgcagcaacagcaaaggcAACCGGTGGAGCATTATGCGTATGTGGAGCTTATATCGCTCACTTACAGTGGTCCCGCTCCAGCCCCCGCACCGGCATGCACGGACCCAACGCCGGatgagcagctccgccaggcCATTACTCACAAGAAGGAGATGCTGAGGCAGaaggaagcgcagcagcgacagcaggtCGCTCACGGTGCGGGCCAGGCCCACAACCCCACCTCAGGTACtgcgagtggtggtgggtccTTCACGAAGCATCTGTCCGTCAGCGCCGGCGAAATTTTTTCCAACATCAAGAGCTCTGTCTCGCACGCGGTCCTATCCCTCGAGAAGGGCGCCACGAACGTGTCGACCCGCACGGAGGAGCAAATGCGTCAGTACGAGTACCAGCACGACTTGGACCGCTTTCGCCTGCACTTTTGGGAGCTAGTCGAGCAGGGCGAGTTGCTCCTGGGCGCCtatcgctgcagcgcgatgcACGGCGGCGTTCAAGTTAATGGCCACATTCAGATCACACGCCATTACCTGTGCTTCTTCGCGGACACCTCTTCGACTATCACCAAGACGACGGATGCAGTCAGGGACGCCTTGGCGTCAGTCCGTCAGCCGGCCGGCGCCAACCCTGAGGGGCGGCACCGCCCTGTTGGCATCAAGCTGGTGACTCCCTTGGTCGAGATCGCCTCTATCCAGCCTTCTGTGGCGCACAAGACCATCGACGGTCAGGCGCCCTTCTTCACGCTGCTTCCCGCAGCGACGGTGTGTGCGACAGCGTTGCAGGTGTACACGGCGGACAAGAAGCTCCACCAATTCCTGAACTTCGAGTCTCTCATGTCCCGGGCTTCTGGGGCGCTCTCCGAGCTCAAGGCCTCCCCACTGGATCAGACGTTCAACTACCTTGACCATGCGTGGCGTGAATTGGTGACTGTGCCGTTGAAGGGTGTCGAGTATGCGTAG
- a CDS encoding hypothetical protein (TriTrypDB/GeneDB-style sysID: LpmP.04.0200) codes for MEALTNVAFAGYAYYSAAGDGFVYALRSKDSSATGSPVILVDPTAKAAHFFPCLFLVAGGTLMVSLLAFVVVAFCCQRKVAKLEETYWTLQHTFADVNDTLVREVSRRTSAAAATSSASLKQRCTSKSNSQRVAGSQSPSPMPQHRGSTASMTSIRQPQHIREQPPAAPVFPATPSPYGMNPNPPYLQPMNVSPMTMHNFSYNDNCVQAALFPPQALPVPLSPSQHHTRTLGGFVAPQSTCLTPDQPLRRRASKVSFVGA; via the coding sequence ATGGAAGCGCTGACAAACGTGGCCTTTGCAGGCTACGCATACTACAGCGCGGCTGGCGATGGCTTCGTCTACGCCCTGAGATCCAAAGACAGCTCGGCGACTGGCTCGCCGGTCATTCTCGTCGACCCTACTGCTAAAGCGGCGCACTTCTTTCCATGTCTTTTCCTCGTAGCTGGCGGTACTCTCATGGTCAGTCTTTTGGCTTTCGTCGTTGTGGCCTTCTGCTGTCAGCGCAAGGTGgcgaagctggaggagaCGTACTGGACGTTGCAGCACACCTTCGCCGACGTGAATGACACCCTCGTGCGAGAGGTAAGCCGccgcacctccgccgccgccgctacaTCGTCGGCGTCGCTCAAGCAGAGGTGCACCTCCAAGTCAAACAGTCAGAGAGTGGCAGGATCCCAGTCGCCGTCACCGATGCCGCaacaccgcggcagcaccgcgagTATGACCTCGATTCGCCAACCACAGCATATAAGGGAGCAGCCGCCCGCAGCGCCAGTGTTTCCAGCCACACCGTCGCCGTACGGCATGAACCCCAACCCTCCCTACCTCCAGCCGATGAACGTCAGCCCAATGACTATGCACAACTTCTCGTACAATGACAACTGTGTACAGgccgccctcttccccccacaGGCACTGCCGGTCCCCCTttcgccgtcgcagcaccacacacgcactttGGGCGGCTTCGTGGCACCGCAGTCAACATGCCTAACACCTGATCAACCGCTGCGTCGCCGGGCGTCAAAGGTGAGCTTCGTTGGTGCCTAG